One genomic segment of Arachis duranensis cultivar V14167 chromosome 4, aradu.V14167.gnm2.J7QH, whole genome shotgun sequence includes these proteins:
- the LOC107486762 gene encoding 30S ribosomal protein S17, chloroplastic: protein MCTGVPKNLGTPNPSPRMWLLQLPSIPKFSTPFLHGGRTLCSAPTATTFPAPSAPCSMPTIRAMKSMQGKVVCATNDKTVAVEVVRLAPHPKYKRRVRKKKKYQAHDPDNQFKVGDIVQLLKSRPISKTKAFVAVSVPKKDSTNNSDIGIPLESQQQA, encoded by the coding sequence ATGTGCACTGGTGTGCCAAAGAATCTCGGCACACCGAATCCGTCCCCAAGAATGTGGCTTCTCCAACTGCCGTCAATCCCCAAGTTCTCCACCCCATTCCTCCATGGCGGCAGAACCCTCTGCTCTGCCCCAACCGCCACTACATTCCCAGCACCATCAGCACCGTGTTCCATGCCTACCATAAGAGCGATGAAGTCGATGCAGGGGAAGGTGGTGTGCGCCACTAACGACAAGACGGTGGCGGTGGAGGTTGTTCGTCTGGCCCCTCACCCGAAGTACAAGAGGCGcgtgaggaagaagaagaagtaccAGGCCCACGACCCTGATAACCAGTTCAAGGTTGGTGACATCGTTCAGCTTCTCAAGAGCAGGCCCATCAGTAAGACCAAGGCTTTCGTTGCCGTTTCTGTTCCCAAGAAGGACTCCACCAATAACTCCGACATTGGAATCCCCTTGGAGTCTCAGCAACAGGCTTAG